In one Polaribacter sp. ALD11 genomic region, the following are encoded:
- a CDS encoding class I SAM-dependent RNA methyltransferase — MEKDFKMTATTLFGLEGVLAEELKNLGAQDVKEAVRSVSFRGDKGFMYKANIALRTAVRILKPIKVCKIYDEEDLYDSIQKIKWENYLEVEGTFAIGAVVNSKNFTTNSHYISLKSKDAVADYFRHKYSKRPNVDLKYPDVKIHIHIQKDVLTVSIDSSGDSLHKRGYRTATNIAPINEVLAAGMVLLSGYTGEENFIDPMCGSGTILIEAAMIANNIPANINRKLFAFEHWKDYDEDLYFTIQESLLKKIRSSHFKIMGFDKAPSAVEKAIANVENANLDEFIGVHHVNFFNSKKEVFGNTTILFNPPYGERLNIDTEEFYKKIGDTLKNNYPGSTAWLITSDSDALKSVGLRTSKRIALKNADLDCKFVRYDLYEGTRKFKERKEETTSEIENDLED, encoded by the coding sequence ATGGAAAAAGATTTTAAAATGACGGCAACAACACTTTTCGGTTTAGAAGGTGTTCTAGCAGAAGAACTAAAAAACTTAGGAGCTCAAGATGTAAAGGAAGCTGTAAGAAGCGTTTCTTTTAGAGGAGATAAAGGTTTTATGTACAAAGCAAATATTGCTTTAAGAACTGCTGTTCGAATTTTAAAACCTATAAAAGTTTGTAAAATTTACGATGAAGAAGATCTTTACGATTCTATTCAGAAAATAAAATGGGAAAATTATTTAGAAGTAGAAGGCACGTTTGCAATTGGTGCAGTTGTAAACTCTAAGAATTTTACAACCAACTCGCATTACATTTCTTTAAAATCTAAGGATGCCGTTGCAGATTATTTTCGTCATAAATATAGTAAAAGACCAAATGTAGATTTAAAATATCCAGACGTTAAAATCCATATTCATATTCAGAAAGATGTATTAACCGTTTCTATCGATTCTTCAGGAGACTCTTTGCACAAAAGAGGGTATAGAACTGCTACAAACATTGCGCCAATTAATGAGGTTTTGGCTGCAGGTATGGTCTTATTATCTGGTTATACTGGTGAAGAAAACTTTATAGATCCAATGTGTGGTTCTGGTACCATTTTAATTGAAGCAGCAATGATTGCCAATAATATTCCGGCAAACATCAATAGAAAACTCTTTGCTTTTGAACACTGGAAAGATTATGATGAAGATTTGTATTTTACAATTCAAGAATCTTTATTAAAGAAAATTCGTTCTTCTCATTTTAAAATAATGGGATTTGATAAAGCACCTTCTGCAGTTGAAAAAGCAATTGCCAATGTAGAAAATGCAAATTTAGACGAATTTATTGGCGTGCATCATGTTAACTTTTTTAACTCTAAAAAAGAAGTTTTTGGTAACACAACTATTTTATTTAATCCGCCTTATGGCGAGCGTTTAAATATCGATACAGAAGAATTTTATAAGAAAATTGGCGATACACTAAAAAATAATTATCCAGGTTCTACGGCATGGTTAATTACGTCAGATTCAGACGCTTTAAAAAGTGTAGGTTTAAGAACCTCTAAAAGAATTGCATTAAAAAATGCCGATTTAGACTGTAAGTTTGTAAGATATGATTTGTATGAAGGAACTCGTAAGTTTAAAGAACGTAAAGAAGAAACAACTTCAGAAATAGAAAACGATTTAGAAGATTAG
- a CDS encoding class I SAM-dependent methyltransferase has protein sequence MKTTDWFTDWFNTKYYHILYKERNDFEAQLFMKNITEFLGLKKTSHILDLPCGKGRHSVFLNSLGYNVTGADLSKNSINAAKKFENDTLKFEVHDMRATFNNKYNAVFNLFTSFGYFEDDKEDILILQNIKNGLTKDGFFVFDFLNAVLVKENLVEEEVKVVDNITFNIKREITNGFILKHISFFADDEEHSYTERVKYLDLEKMTLFLEEVGFKIEHTFGDYHLNTFNPKNSNRLIIVAK, from the coding sequence ATGAAAACAACAGATTGGTTTACAGATTGGTTTAACACAAAGTATTATCACATTCTTTATAAAGAAAGAAATGACTTTGAAGCTCAGTTATTTATGAAAAATATTACTGAGTTTCTTGGTTTAAAAAAAACTTCTCACATTTTAGATTTACCTTGTGGTAAAGGTCGTCATTCTGTGTTTTTGAATTCTTTGGGTTATAATGTTACAGGTGCAGATTTATCTAAAAATAGTATTAATGCAGCTAAAAAGTTTGAAAATGATACTCTAAAATTTGAAGTTCATGACATGCGTGCTACTTTCAACAATAAGTACAACGCTGTTTTTAACTTGTTTACAAGCTTTGGTTATTTTGAAGATGACAAGGAGGATATTTTAATTTTACAGAATATTAAAAACGGATTGACAAAAGATGGTTTTTTCGTGTTCGATTTTTTAAATGCGGTATTAGTAAAAGAAAACTTGGTTGAAGAAGAAGTTAAAGTTGTAGATAACATTACTTTTAATATAAAAAGAGAGATTACAAATGGTTTTATTTTAAAACATATTTCTTTTTTTGCTGATGATGAAGAACATTCTTACACGGAGCGTGTGAAATATTTAGATTTAGAAAAAATGACTTTATTTTTAGAGGAAGTTGGTTTTAAAATTGAACATACTTTTGGTGATTATCATTTAAATACCTTCAATCCTAAAAATTCTAATAGATTAATTATAGTTGCGAAATGA
- a CDS encoding ZIP family metal transporter, whose protein sequence is MNYILLIASVILGALLVFIIKPSNKIVRLLLAFSGAYLLSVTILHLLPEVYTETTDSKRVGIFILIGIILQSVLESFSKGAEHGHIHIHSDGKKFPSLLFVSLCLHAFSEGLPIHHAGDNLLWAIIVHKIPIAIVLTTFLIQTKYSKKIVFGFLFFFGFMSPLGVLLGDKIDFFTNYYTEITALIIGVFLHISTIILFESSENHTFNLQKFMAILLGVLLTVFTL, encoded by the coding sequence ATGAATTACATCTTACTAATTGCTTCTGTAATCTTAGGTGCATTACTAGTTTTTATTATAAAACCTAGTAATAAAATTGTGCGTTTACTATTGGCTTTTAGTGGCGCTTATCTTTTATCTGTAACTATTCTACACCTTTTACCAGAAGTATATACAGAGACTACAGATTCAAAAAGAGTGGGCATCTTTATTCTTATTGGTATTATTTTACAATCGGTTTTAGAATCTTTTTCTAAAGGTGCAGAACATGGTCATATTCACATTCATTCAGATGGTAAAAAGTTTCCTTCTTTACTTTTTGTGAGTTTGTGCTTGCATGCTTTTTCTGAAGGTTTGCCCATTCACCATGCAGGCGATAATTTGTTATGGGCAATTATTGTTCATAAAATTCCGATTGCTATTGTATTAACTACCTTTTTAATACAAACAAAATATTCTAAAAAAATAGTTTTTGGTTTTCTCTTTTTCTTCGGATTTATGAGTCCGTTAGGAGTTTTACTAGGAGATAAAATTGATTTTTTCACCAACTATTACACAGAAATTACGGCACTTATTATTGGTGTTTTCTTACATATTTCTACGATTATTCTTTTTGAAAGCTCAGAGAATCACACCTTTAACTTGCAGAAATTTATGGCTATTCTTTTAGGAGTTTTACTTACTGTTTTTACTTTGTAA
- a CDS encoding ATP-dependent DNA helicase RecQ, with product MDLHGPLKKFFGFNKFKGLQEQVIKSIVDRNNTFVIMPTGGGKSLCYQLPALMQEGTAIVVSPLIALMKNQVDAIRGISEHNGVAHVLNSSLNKTEIAQVKEDITNGITKLLYVAPESLIKEEYVLFLRTQKISFVAIDEAHCISEWGHDFRPEYRNLKHIIKAIDDVPVICLTATATEKVQEDILKTLGITDANRFKASFNRPNLFYEIRPKTKEVEKDIIRFVKQRIGKSGIIYCLSRKKVEEVAQILQVNGLNAVPYHAGLDAKTRVKHQDMFLMEDCDIVVATIAFGMGIDKPDVRFVIHHDIPKSLESYYQETGRAGRDDGEGYCLAFYAYKDIEKLEKFMSSKPIAEQEIGHALLQEVVGYAETSMNRRKYLLHYFGEEFDEVNGDGADMDDNSRNPKKKHEAKEDVVKLLTVIKKTLQKYKSKEVVNTLIGKENALLTSHKTHLQPFFGIGKDKSAAYWMALIRQILVVYFIKKEIEQYGVVKLTDEGRRFIAEPASFMMTEDHSYSEENDNAIITNARSAGGVSDVVLVKLLKDLRKKVAIKQGVPPFAVFQDPSLDDMALKYPINLDEMSKVHGVGEGKARKFGKDFVSLITTYVAENDILRPDDLIVKSTGVNSGLKLYIIQNTDRKLPLEDIAKSKGKEMNDLIKEMEAIIYSGTKLNIDYALDDLLDEDQQEEIHEYFMEAETDNIQEALDEFDGDYDEDELRLMRIKFINEVGN from the coding sequence ATGGATTTACATGGTCCTCTAAAAAAGTTCTTTGGATTTAATAAATTTAAAGGCTTACAAGAGCAAGTTATTAAGAGTATAGTAGACAGAAATAATACCTTTGTTATTATGCCAACAGGAGGTGGTAAATCTCTTTGTTATCAGTTACCTGCATTAATGCAAGAAGGTACAGCAATTGTAGTTTCGCCATTAATCGCTTTAATGAAAAATCAAGTAGATGCCATAAGAGGTATTTCAGAACATAACGGTGTCGCTCACGTTTTAAATTCTTCTCTTAATAAAACTGAAATTGCTCAGGTTAAAGAAGATATTACAAACGGTATTACAAAACTCTTATATGTTGCGCCAGAATCTTTAATAAAAGAAGAATATGTGCTTTTTTTAAGAACACAAAAAATATCTTTTGTTGCTATAGACGAAGCGCATTGTATTTCTGAATGGGGACACGATTTTAGACCTGAATACAGAAATTTAAAGCACATTATTAAGGCCATTGATGATGTACCGGTTATCTGTTTAACAGCAACCGCTACAGAAAAAGTACAAGAAGATATTTTAAAAACGTTAGGTATTACAGATGCAAATAGGTTTAAAGCTTCTTTTAATAGGCCTAATTTATTTTATGAAATAAGACCAAAAACCAAAGAAGTAGAAAAAGATATTATTCGTTTTGTAAAACAACGAATAGGAAAATCTGGAATTATTTACTGCTTAAGTAGAAAAAAGGTAGAAGAAGTTGCTCAGATTTTACAAGTAAACGGATTAAATGCCGTTCCTTATCATGCTGGTTTAGATGCTAAAACACGTGTAAAACATCAAGATATGTTTTTAATGGAAGATTGTGATATTGTTGTTGCAACCATTGCATTTGGTATGGGAATTGATAAACCAGATGTTCGTTTTGTAATTCATCATGATATTCCTAAAAGTTTAGAAAGTTATTATCAAGAAACAGGTAGAGCTGGTCGTGATGATGGAGAAGGTTATTGTTTGGCTTTTTACGCTTATAAAGATATAGAGAAGTTAGAAAAATTTATGTCTAGTAAGCCTATTGCAGAACAAGAAATAGGGCATGCGTTGTTACAGGAAGTTGTTGGTTATGCAGAAACCTCTATGAACAGACGTAAATATTTGTTGCATTATTTTGGTGAAGAGTTTGATGAAGTAAATGGAGATGGTGCAGATATGGATGATAATTCTAGAAACCCGAAGAAAAAACATGAAGCAAAAGAAGATGTTGTAAAATTACTAACTGTAATTAAAAAAACGCTTCAAAAATATAAATCTAAAGAAGTTGTAAATACTTTAATTGGTAAAGAAAATGCTTTATTAACGTCACATAAAACACATTTACAACCATTTTTCGGAATTGGAAAAGATAAATCTGCCGCATATTGGATGGCGTTAATTCGTCAGATTTTGGTTGTTTATTTTATTAAAAAAGAAATAGAACAATATGGTGTTGTTAAACTGACAGATGAAGGTAGAAGATTTATAGCTGAACCAGCTTCTTTTATGATGACAGAAGACCACTCGTATTCAGAAGAAAATGACAATGCAATTATAACAAATGCTAGGTCTGCTGGTGGGGTTTCTGATGTAGTTTTGGTAAAACTATTAAAAGATTTACGTAAAAAGGTTGCTATAAAACAAGGAGTTCCTCCATTTGCTGTTTTTCAAGATCCATCTTTAGATGATATGGCTTTAAAATATCCTATAAACTTAGATGAAATGTCTAAAGTTCATGGAGTTGGAGAGGGTAAGGCAAGAAAGTTTGGTAAAGATTTTGTTTCACTAATTACTACGTATGTTGCTGAAAATGATATTTTAAGACCAGATGATTTAATTGTAAAAAGTACTGGAGTTAATTCTGGTTTAAAATTATACATCATTCAGAATACAGATAGAAAATTGCCTTTAGAAGATATTGCTAAGTCTAAAGGGAAAGAAATGAATGATTTAATTAAAGAAATGGAAGCGATTATCTATTCTGGTACGAAACTGAATATAGATTATGCTTTAGATGACTTGTTAGATGAAGACCAGCAAGAAGAGATACATGAATATTTTATGGAAGCTGAAACAGATAATATACAAGAAGCTTTAGATGAATTTGATGGAGATTATGATGAAGATGAGTTGCGTTTAATGCGTATTAAATTTATAAATGAAGTGGGAAATTAA
- a CDS encoding SIS domain-containing protein, whose protein sequence is MKNSNPILQTAKETILLESGAIANLANLLDENFENAVNFILNSNGRVIVTGIGKSANIATKMVATFNSTGTPAIFMHAADAIHGDLGNVQENDVVICLSKSGNTPEIKVLVPLIRNYGNKIIAITGNVDSFLGKNSDFPLNTFVEKEACPNNLAPTSSTTAQLVMGDALAVCLQDLRGFTSKDFAKYHPGGALGKRLYLRVSDLIKNNQTPKVDVNDSVAKVIVEISEKRLGVTAVLENENLIGIITDGDIRRMLSKTTDINHVTAKDIMGKNPKTVQQDAMAIEALEKLENNSITQILVVDEQEKYAGVVHLHDLIKEGIF, encoded by the coding sequence TTGAAAAACTCAAATCCTATATTACAAACAGCAAAAGAAACCATTTTATTGGAAAGCGGTGCTATTGCGAATTTAGCAAATTTATTAGATGAAAACTTCGAAAATGCAGTTAATTTTATTTTAAATTCTAACGGAAGAGTTATTGTAACCGGAATCGGGAAAAGTGCCAACATTGCAACAAAAATGGTTGCTACTTTTAATTCTACAGGAACGCCTGCAATTTTTATGCATGCAGCAGATGCTATTCATGGAGATTTAGGAAATGTGCAAGAAAATGATGTTGTTATTTGCCTATCTAAAAGTGGAAATACACCAGAAATTAAAGTGCTAGTTCCGTTAATTAGAAATTATGGAAATAAGATAATTGCAATTACCGGTAATGTAGATTCTTTTTTAGGAAAAAATTCAGATTTCCCTTTAAATACATTTGTAGAAAAAGAAGCATGCCCTAATAATTTGGCTCCAACATCCAGCACAACTGCCCAATTAGTTATGGGAGATGCTTTGGCTGTTTGTTTGCAAGATTTAAGAGGCTTCACTAGTAAAGATTTTGCTAAATATCATCCTGGAGGAGCGTTAGGAAAACGTTTGTATTTGAGAGTTTCAGACTTAATAAAGAACAATCAAACTCCTAAAGTTGACGTAAATGATTCTGTAGCAAAAGTAATTGTAGAAATTTCTGAAAAAAGATTAGGAGTTACGGCTGTTTTAGAAAATGAAAATTTAATTGGTATTATTACAGATGGTGATATTAGAAGGATGTTGAGCAAAACAACAGATATTAATCACGTTACCGCAAAAGACATTATGGGTAAAAACCCAAAAACAGTACAACAAGATGCAATGGCTATTGAAGCTTTAGAAAAATTAGAGAACAATAGTATTACTCAAATATTAGTAGTTGATGAACAAGAAAAATACGCTGGTGTAGTTCATTTACATGATTTAATTAAAGAAGGAATTTTCTAA
- the tatC gene encoding twin-arginine translocase subunit TatC has protein sequence MAEKQKEMSFLGHLEELRWHLVRSAAAIFIIGILLFVFQKEVYEHFLLAHRKPDFITYQFFCDFFNLIGMDSTFCNVEFNDNLISLKPTQQLMNAIWSSFILGIILSFPYLLWELWRFISPGLTSKEVKNSKGFIFIASFLFFCGIAFSFYVIAPISIHFLYNYQISDLIQNNFTLDSHIGLVTNMLLGVSILFELPVLIYFLTKIGLVTPEFLKKYRKHALVVVLILAAIITPPDIASQVIVAIPILILYEISIKVSKMVIKKQQKDAQKSPRV, from the coding sequence ATGGCAGAAAAACAAAAAGAAATGTCCTTTTTAGGGCATTTAGAAGAATTAAGATGGCACTTAGTAAGAAGTGCAGCTGCAATATTTATTATTGGTATTTTATTATTTGTTTTTCAAAAAGAAGTCTATGAGCACTTTTTGTTAGCACATAGAAAGCCAGATTTTATCACATACCAATTCTTTTGTGATTTCTTCAATTTAATAGGAATGGACAGTACTTTTTGTAATGTAGAGTTTAACGATAATTTAATCAGTTTAAAACCTACACAGCAATTAATGAATGCTATTTGGTCTTCATTTATTTTAGGTATTATTTTATCATTTCCTTATTTATTGTGGGAACTTTGGCGTTTTATTTCGCCAGGATTAACAAGTAAAGAGGTGAAGAATTCTAAAGGCTTTATTTTTATTGCGTCTTTTTTATTTTTCTGTGGAATCGCTTTCAGCTTTTATGTAATCGCACCCATATCCATACATTTCTTATACAATTATCAAATTTCAGATTTAATACAGAACAACTTTACATTAGATTCTCATATTGGTCTGGTTACAAATATGTTATTAGGAGTTTCTATTCTTTTCGAATTGCCAGTATTAATCTATTTTCTAACAAAAATTGGTTTGGTAACTCCAGAATTTTTAAAAAAATACAGAAAACATGCGTTAGTAGTTGTCTTAATTTTAGCAGCAATTATTACGCCTCCAGATATTGCTAGTCAAGTTATTGTAGCAATACCAATACTTATTTTATATGAAATAAGTATTAAAGTCTCTAAAATGGTGATCAAAAAACAACAAAAAGATGCACAAAAAAGTCCAAGAGTTTAA
- a CDS encoding carboxymuconolactone decarboxylase family protein, with product MHKKVQEFNDYRSKMNEKILASDNKVIKRIFNLDTNAFKEGHLPVKTKELLGLVASAVLRCDDCVQYHLEAAKENGVTTEEMMETMSIANLIGGTIVIPHLRKAVEYWEMLDETEV from the coding sequence ATGCACAAAAAAGTCCAAGAGTTTAACGATTACCGTTCTAAAATGAACGAAAAAATCTTAGCTTCTGATAATAAAGTTATTAAAAGAATATTTAATTTAGATACAAATGCCTTTAAAGAAGGGCATTTGCCAGTAAAAACCAAAGAATTACTAGGGTTGGTAGCATCGGCAGTTTTAAGATGTGATGATTGTGTACAGTACCATTTAGAAGCAGCAAAAGAAAATGGCGTTACTACAGAAGAAATGATGGAAACCATGTCTATTGCAAACTTAATTGGAGGTACCATTGTAATTCCGCATTTAAGAAAAGCTGTAGAATATTGGGAAATGCTTGATGAAACTGAAGTGTAA
- the lptB gene encoding LPS export ABC transporter ATP-binding protein, translating into MILRAENIQKIYGSRKVVQGISLEVQQGEIIGLLGPNGAGKTTSFYMIVGMIKPNAGKIFLNDEEITQDAMYKRAQKGIGYLAQEASIFRKLSVEDNIMSVLQFTGRSKKEQKIKLESLIEEFNIGHVRKNRGDLLSGGERRRTEIARCLASDPNFILLDEPFAGVDPIAVEDIQSIVAHLKDRNIGILITDHDVQATLAITDKTYLMYNGSILKEGTPEELAADEMVRKVYLGKDFELKKRKIF; encoded by the coding sequence ATGATTTTAAGAGCAGAAAACATTCAAAAGATCTACGGAAGTAGAAAAGTAGTACAAGGAATTTCTTTGGAAGTTCAGCAAGGTGAAATTATTGGTCTTTTAGGACCAAATGGCGCTGGAAAAACTACTTCTTTCTATATGATTGTTGGTATGATAAAACCAAATGCTGGCAAAATTTTTTTAAATGATGAAGAAATAACTCAAGATGCCATGTACAAACGTGCGCAAAAAGGAATTGGCTATTTGGCACAAGAAGCATCTATTTTTAGAAAATTATCTGTAGAAGACAACATTATGTCTGTTTTACAATTTACAGGACGTTCTAAAAAAGAACAAAAAATAAAATTAGAATCTTTAATAGAAGAATTTAATATAGGTCATGTTCGTAAAAATAGAGGAGATTTATTATCGGGAGGTGAAAGGCGTAGAACAGAAATTGCACGTTGTTTAGCTTCTGATCCTAATTTTATTTTGTTAGACGAACCTTTTGCAGGTGTAGATCCTATTGCTGTAGAAGATATACAAAGTATTGTAGCACATTTAAAAGATAGAAATATCGGTATTTTAATTACAGATCATGATGTGCAGGCAACTTTAGCAATTACAGATAAAACCTATTTAATGTACAACGGAAGTATCTTAAAAGAAGGAACTCCAGAAGAGTTAGCCGCAGATGAAATGGTACGTAAAGTGTATCTTGGTAAGGATTTTGAATTGAAAAAAAGGAAAATATTCTAA
- a CDS encoding phosphatidylcholine/phosphatidylserine synthase encodes MKKHIPNLITLGNLLCGTIATIFAVQGDFEAAGLLVVLGIVFDFFDGFVARLLNVSGELGKQLDSLADMVTSGVVPGIIMFNLFADKQFEIENFTDNFTLSAFLPFFGLILTLGACYRLAKFNIDTRQSESFIGLPTPAMSLFVISLPLIQEYSDIHFVQNLISNNYFLIIITLFLTYLMNAEIPLFSLKFKEYSIKNNLVKYLFLLISILIIITLQFLSIPLIIAFYVILSVISSPQK; translated from the coding sequence ATGAAAAAACACATTCCTAATTTAATAACGCTTGGTAATCTTTTATGCGGAACAATTGCTACAATATTTGCAGTTCAAGGTGATTTTGAAGCTGCAGGTTTATTAGTCGTTTTAGGTATTGTATTTGACTTTTTCGATGGGTTTGTTGCACGTTTACTAAATGTTTCTGGTGAATTAGGAAAACAATTAGACTCTTTGGCAGATATGGTTACAAGTGGTGTTGTACCAGGAATTATTATGTTTAATTTATTTGCGGATAAACAATTTGAGATTGAAAATTTTACGGATAATTTTACTTTGTCGGCATTCTTACCTTTTTTTGGTCTAATTTTAACATTAGGAGCTTGTTATAGGCTTGCTAAATTTAATATAGACACAAGACAATCAGAATCTTTTATAGGTTTACCAACACCAGCAATGAGTTTGTTTGTTATTTCTTTGCCATTAATTCAAGAATATTCTGATATTCATTTTGTTCAAAATTTAATTAGCAATAATTATTTTTTAATTATTATAACACTGTTCTTAACGTATTTAATGAATGCTGAAATTCCGTTATTTTCTTTGAAGTTTAAGGAGTATTCTATAAAGAACAATTTAGTGAAATACCTGTTTTTATTAATTTCAATTTTAATTATTATTACACTTCAGTTTTTATCAATTCCTTTAATAATAGCTTTTTATGTAATATTATCTGTTATTTCTAGTCCTCAAAAATAG
- a CDS encoding YheT family hydrolase has product MPILESDFSPTLPFKNSHFNTMYRPLFMKDVCNYQRKRITTWDADFIDLDFSQVGSKNLVLLIHGLEGSSESKYIASTSNHLNKKGLDTVCFNLRSCSGEDNLLLATYHSGKTEDLDFVVNHLLENYNYDTVSIVGFSLGGNLTLKYLGEYEQTLSTKIKGGIAISVPIDIASAEVEMEKLKNKLYIELFFKTMKNKVLEKAHKFPEYNLDKDKLFKATKFKHLEHLYTVPIFGFKSPEDYWEKASAKPYLSKIDRPTLLINAKDDTFLSEECYPRKEAIQSTNFHLEIPDYGGHCGFMSSFKPQENKWLELRIARFIEENIHIELS; this is encoded by the coding sequence ATGCCAATTTTAGAATCTGACTTCTCTCCTACTTTACCTTTTAAAAACAGTCATTTTAACACCATGTATAGGCCTCTTTTTATGAAAGACGTTTGTAATTATCAGCGAAAAAGAATTACAACTTGGGATGCTGATTTTATTGATTTAGATTTTTCTCAAGTAGGTTCAAAAAATTTAGTTCTTTTAATTCATGGTTTAGAAGGTAGCTCAGAATCTAAATATATTGCATCGACATCCAATCATCTAAATAAAAAAGGTTTGGACACAGTCTGTTTTAATTTAAGAAGTTGTAGTGGCGAAGATAATTTATTGTTAGCAACTTACCATAGCGGAAAAACTGAAGATCTAGATTTTGTTGTAAATCATCTTTTAGAAAACTATAATTATGACACTGTTTCAATTGTAGGCTTTAGTTTAGGAGGTAATTTAACGTTGAAATATTTAGGTGAATATGAGCAAACATTATCAACCAAAATTAAAGGAGGAATTGCAATTTCTGTACCAATAGATATTGCCAGTGCAGAAGTAGAAATGGAAAAATTAAAGAACAAACTATACATAGAACTGTTTTTTAAAACAATGAAAAACAAAGTTTTAGAGAAAGCACATAAATTTCCTGAATACAATTTAGATAAAGATAAATTATTTAAGGCGACTAAATTTAAGCATCTAGAGCACTTATATACAGTTCCTATTTTCGGATTTAAAAGTCCAGAAGATTATTGGGAAAAAGCAAGTGCCAAACCTTACCTTTCTAAAATAGATAGACCCACTTTATTAATTAACGCAAAAGATGATACTTTTTTATCTGAAGAATGCTATCCTAGAAAAGAAGCCATACAATCGACTAATTTTCACTTAGAAATCCCCGATTATGGAGGTCATTGTGGTTTTATGAGCTCCTTTAAACCACAAGAAAATAAATGGTTAGAGCTAAGAATAGCTAGATTTATAGAAGAAAACATTCATATTGAACTTTCCTAA
- a CDS encoding PorV/PorQ family protein has product MLLKFRILLLFLFFSFLLNAQAFRNYSNEFLNIGVDAAALGMSKAVVATSNNVNSIYWNPAGLVGIEDYQGSLMHASYFAGIANYNHAAFAMPIDKESALGISIIRFGVDDILNTTELIDSEGNIDFNRISLFSAADYAFNIAYARNLIFKDVKFGVNAKIVRRTIGDFASSWGFGFDAGIQFERNAWKFGLMVRDITTTFNSWAINKVEFDKIKDAIPGQNQELPETTEITKPKLQLGVAREFRIGRFFNLLTEVDLNVRFAKTNDIFSSDAGSVDPAIGFQLDYDNLVYLRAGVGNFQYVTQFNNSKSLSLQPNFGVGFNYRGIHVDYALTNIGSVGNALFSNIFSITFDYTFLRP; this is encoded by the coding sequence ATGCTTTTGAAATTCAGAATTTTACTTTTATTCTTATTTTTTTCATTCTTATTAAACGCACAAGCCTTTAGAAATTACTCTAATGAGTTTTTAAATATTGGTGTAGATGCCGCTGCTTTAGGAATGAGTAAAGCTGTTGTTGCTACTTCTAATAATGTGAATTCAATTTACTGGAATCCAGCAGGTCTAGTTGGTATAGAAGATTATCAAGGTTCATTAATGCATGCTTCTTACTTTGCAGGAATTGCAAATTACAATCATGCAGCGTTTGCAATGCCAATAGATAAAGAAAGTGCTTTGGGTATTTCTATAATTCGTTTTGGCGTAGATGACATTTTAAATACTACAGAATTAATTGACAGCGAAGGGAATATCGATTTTAATAGAATCAGTCTTTTTTCTGCTGCAGATTATGCTTTTAACATTGCGTATGCTAGAAATCTTATTTTTAAAGATGTAAAGTTTGGTGTAAACGCTAAAATAGTAAGAAGAACTATTGGTGATTTTGCTTCTTCTTGGGGTTTCGGGTTTGATGCAGGTATTCAATTTGAAAGAAATGCTTGGAAATTCGGATTAATGGTAAGAGATATTACCACAACTTTTAATAGTTGGGCAATAAATAAGGTTGAATTTGATAAAATTAAAGATGCAATTCCTGGCCAAAATCAAGAATTGCCAGAAACTACAGAAATTACAAAGCCAAAATTGCAATTAGGTGTTGCTAGAGAATTTAGAATTGGTCGTTTTTTTAACTTACTTACAGAAGTCGATTTAAATGTACGGTTTGCTAAAACAAATGATATTTTTTCTTCGGATGCAGGAAGTGTAGACCCTGCAATTGGTTTTCAATTAGATTATGACAACTTGGTGTATCTAAGAGCTGGTGTTGGTAACTTTCAATATGTAACTCAGTTTAACAATTCTAAATCACTGTCTTTACAACCTAACTTTGGTGTTGGTTTTAATTACAGAGGAATTCATGTAGATTATGCATTAACAAACATTGGTAGTGTTGGTAATGCTTTATTTTCTAATATTTTTTCAATTACGTTCGATTATACTTTTCTTAGACCTTAA